The Streptomyces spororaveus genome includes a region encoding these proteins:
- a CDS encoding RsiG family protein has translation MNTSGTSVPASPASVAAAAVRPPAQRTAETQGPPAPTAALGLPELRALRRDAQRDEADLSYVRRLLQGRIDILRAELARRTDPEAPVVDRLSVILADAPSSRSASARHVTLGTPHSEEYRLLAAEMLSDVELSDLGARTDDELHDGMGRLVRYEQQVSRRRQQLQRTVDDCSAEITRRYREGEAQVDDLLA, from the coding sequence ATGAATACTTCTGGTACCTCCGTACCTGCATCACCCGCCTCCGTCGCAGCTGCCGCGGTACGACCGCCCGCGCAGCGCACGGCCGAGACGCAGGGGCCGCCGGCCCCGACCGCCGCGCTCGGGCTGCCGGAACTGCGCGCGCTGCGCCGTGACGCGCAGCGCGACGAGGCCGATCTGAGCTACGTACGCAGATTGCTCCAGGGCCGCATCGACATCCTGCGGGCGGAGCTGGCCCGGCGGACGGACCCCGAGGCGCCGGTGGTGGACCGGCTCTCGGTGATCCTGGCCGACGCCCCCTCCAGCCGCAGCGCCTCCGCCCGGCACGTCACGCTCGGCACCCCGCACAGCGAGGAGTACCGGTTGCTGGCCGCGGAGATGCTGTCCGACGTGGAGCTGTCGGACCTGGGCGCCCGTACGGACGACGAACTGCACGACGGGATGGGGCGGCTGGTGCGCTACGAACAGCAGGTCTCGCGGCGCCGCCAGCAGCTCCAGCGCACGGTGGACGACTGCAGTGCGGAGATCACCCGCCGGTACCGGGAGGGAGAGGCGCAGGTGGACGACCTGCTGGCGTAG
- a CDS encoding LmeA family phospholipid-binding protein: MRFLRVIVIIGVVLGALFVGVDRWAASYVENRLADRIQARQGLAGSAEVEVHGFPFLTQVLSRDLGRVDLKLRGVEVTAEDRKTRLSELDASFHGVKLNGDYSGGTADRAEGSALITYADLTAASQTGATLSYGGAPGKVKVTAAVEVAGKALTHSVVSTVTLEEAPGGKGGKIVRVHADQVPGAGVPLVEKLIRKKTDFDRDLSSGMPAGLQLSSLTSDEAGVHLTLGGTNVVVAGS, from the coding sequence GTGCGTTTCCTGCGCGTGATCGTGATCATCGGAGTGGTTCTGGGGGCCCTGTTCGTGGGGGTGGACCGCTGGGCCGCGAGTTACGTCGAGAACCGGCTGGCCGACCGAATACAGGCGCGGCAGGGCCTGGCCGGTTCCGCGGAGGTGGAGGTCCACGGCTTCCCCTTCCTGACCCAGGTGCTCAGCCGTGACCTCGGCCGGGTCGACCTGAAGCTGCGGGGCGTGGAGGTCACCGCCGAGGACCGCAAGACGCGGCTCTCGGAGCTGGACGCGAGCTTCCACGGCGTGAAGCTGAACGGTGACTACAGCGGTGGCACCGCCGACCGGGCCGAGGGCAGCGCGCTCATCACCTACGCCGACCTGACGGCGGCCTCCCAGACCGGCGCGACCCTCTCCTACGGCGGGGCGCCGGGCAAGGTGAAGGTCACCGCGGCCGTGGAGGTCGCCGGCAAGGCCCTGACGCACAGCGTGGTGTCGACGGTCACCCTGGAGGAGGCACCCGGCGGGAAGGGCGGCAAGATCGTCCGCGTGCACGCCGACCAGGTGCCCGGCGCGGGCGTTCCGCTGGTCGAGAAGTTGATCCGCAAGAAGACGGACTTCGACCGCGATCTCAGCAGCGGCATGCCGGCCGGGCTGCAGCTCTCCTCCCTGACCTCGGACGAGGCCGGTGTGCACCTCACGCTGGGCGGTACGAACGTCGTGGTGGCCGGATCGTGA
- a CDS encoding DUF1416 domain-containing protein, with translation MCGAQIGGPDLATLKPGETAIQGQITKDGEPVSGYVRLLDSTGEFTAEVPTSATGQFRFYAATGSWTLRALVPGAQADRAVVVAEAGGVTDVAIAV, from the coding sequence ATGTGTGGAGCACAGATCGGCGGGCCCGACCTCGCGACGCTGAAGCCCGGTGAGACCGCCATCCAGGGCCAGATCACCAAGGACGGCGAGCCGGTGTCCGGCTACGTCCGCCTGCTGGACTCGACCGGTGAGTTCACCGCGGAGGTCCCGACCTCGGCGACCGGCCAGTTCCGCTTCTACGCGGCCACCGGCTCCTGGACGCTGCGGGCGCTCGTCCCGGGTGCCCAGGCGGACCGTGCCGTGGTCGTCGCCGAAGCCGGCGGCGTGACGGACGTGGCGATCGCGGTCTGA
- a CDS encoding FABP family protein, translating into MIQIPSDLNPGLVPLAFLLGNWEGAGVFDFPGEEKCNFGQEVVFSHDGRDFLEYTSHTWVLDAEGNKVRPLESESGYWRIDKDRKVEIVMVRDQGVVEVWYGELADQKPQIDLVTDAVARTAASGPYSGGKRLYGYVKSDLMWVGEKATPDVELRPYMSAQLKKVVTPEEVAEMARNLPDMPDDGIAFFR; encoded by the coding sequence ATGATCCAGATCCCGTCCGACCTGAACCCGGGCCTCGTCCCCCTCGCCTTCCTCCTCGGCAACTGGGAGGGTGCGGGAGTCTTCGACTTCCCCGGTGAGGAGAAGTGCAACTTCGGCCAGGAGGTCGTCTTCAGCCACGACGGCCGGGACTTCCTGGAGTACACCTCCCACACCTGGGTCCTCGACGCCGAAGGCAACAAGGTGCGCCCGCTGGAGTCCGAGTCGGGCTACTGGCGCATCGACAAGGACCGCAAGGTCGAGATCGTCATGGTCCGCGACCAGGGCGTCGTCGAGGTCTGGTACGGCGAGCTCGCCGACCAGAAGCCCCAGATCGACCTGGTCACCGACGCGGTCGCCCGTACCGCGGCCTCCGGCCCGTACAGCGGCGGCAAGCGGCTCTACGGCTACGTGAAGAGCGATCTCATGTGGGTCGGCGAGAAGGCCACCCCGGACGTCGAGCTGCGTCCGTACATGTCGGCCCAGCTGAAGAAGGTCGTCACGCCCGAGGAGGTCGCCGAGATGGCGCGCAACCTCCCGGACATGCCGGACGACGGCATCGCCTTCTTCCGCTGA
- a CDS encoding Fur family transcriptional regulator, with protein MGSSLDTESSDWKSDLRQRGYRLTPQRQLVLEAVDALEHATPDEILAEVRKTASGVNISTVYRTLELLEELKLVSHAHLGHGAPTYHLADRHHHIHLVCRDCAEVIEADVDIAAEFTAKLRGAFGFETDMKHFAIFGLCRKCAAKQRAAQS; from the coding sequence GTGGGGAGCAGCCTGGACACCGAGAGCTCTGACTGGAAGAGCGACCTGCGGCAGCGCGGATACCGGCTGACACCGCAGCGCCAGCTCGTGCTGGAAGCGGTCGACGCCCTGGAGCACGCCACTCCGGACGAGATCCTCGCCGAGGTGCGCAAGACCGCCTCCGGGGTCAACATCTCCACCGTGTACCGCACCCTTGAGCTCCTGGAGGAGCTGAAGCTCGTCTCGCACGCCCACCTCGGGCACGGGGCCCCCACCTACCACCTCGCCGACCGGCACCACCACATCCACCTGGTCTGCCGCGACTGCGCCGAGGTCATCGAGGCGGACGTGGACATCGCCGCCGAGTTCACCGCGAAGCTCCGTGGCGCCTTCGGCTTCGAGACCGACATGAAGCACTTCGCGATCTTCGGCCTGTGCCGCAAGTGCGCCGCGAAGCAGCGTGCCGCCCAGTCGTAG
- a CDS encoding MoaD/ThiS family protein, translated as MATGTIRYWAAAKAAAKTAEEPYSAGTLAEALDAVRERHPGELTRVLLRCSFLVNDEPVGKRPHDSVPLTEGGTVEVLPPFAGG; from the coding sequence GTGGCAACCGGAACCATCCGCTACTGGGCGGCGGCCAAGGCCGCGGCCAAGACGGCGGAGGAGCCGTACTCGGCGGGCACGCTCGCCGAGGCGCTCGACGCCGTGCGGGAACGGCACCCGGGGGAGCTGACCCGGGTCCTGCTGCGCTGCTCCTTCCTCGTGAACGACGAGCCTGTGGGCAAGCGCCCGCACGATTCCGTGCCGCTGACCGAGGGGGGCACCGTCGAGGTGCTCCCGCCGTTCGCGGGCGGGTGA
- a CDS encoding GNAT family N-acetyltransferase yields MSADIRPIAESELPDWVRTVHTGFLVSPRVTESDIAQRAKYCDFSRMQGAFDPDTGRCVAALRSFPQELTVPGGAAVRSTAVSNVAVLPTHRRQGLLTRMMAGEFAAAEARGDALMTLIAAEYPIYGRYGFGPATSLVEWEIDVPRTGLDRRLSAPVDGGRIDLVDVEEVRRVGPGLHERLRALTPGAVNRDERWWSLATGLEEWSYRPYKDNFHAVYRTAEGEVAGLAVYSADDHWTDAKLPENTVQVKYLLAVTPQAERALWQFLCSIDWVTKVRTGYRAPDDLAPQLLPDPRAARVLTTADFLWVRVLDVVRALGARTYEVPGVLVLEVTDETGPAAGRYRLDAGTGVCERTEAPADLRLDVAELGSLYLGGTSAVRLAALGRVTQQRPGAAALADAVFRTARNPWCPDIF; encoded by the coding sequence ATGAGTGCTGACATCCGGCCGATAGCCGAATCCGAACTCCCCGACTGGGTGCGCACCGTGCACACCGGTTTCCTGGTCAGCCCCCGGGTGACCGAGTCCGACATCGCGCAGCGCGCCAAGTACTGCGACTTCTCCCGGATGCAGGGGGCGTTCGACCCCGACACCGGCCGCTGCGTGGCGGCCCTGCGCTCCTTCCCGCAGGAGCTGACCGTGCCCGGCGGGGCGGCCGTCCGCTCCACGGCCGTCTCCAACGTGGCCGTGCTGCCCACCCACCGCCGGCAGGGTCTGCTGACCCGGATGATGGCCGGCGAGTTCGCGGCGGCCGAGGCGCGCGGTGACGCGCTGATGACCCTGATCGCCGCCGAGTACCCGATCTACGGACGGTACGGGTTCGGGCCCGCGACCTCCCTCGTGGAGTGGGAGATCGACGTACCGCGCACCGGGCTCGACCGGAGGCTGTCGGCGCCCGTCGACGGCGGCCGCATCGACCTGGTGGACGTCGAGGAGGTGCGGCGGGTGGGGCCCGGGCTGCACGAGCGGTTGCGGGCGCTCACGCCCGGTGCCGTGAACCGGGACGAGCGCTGGTGGAGCCTGGCGACCGGCCTGGAGGAGTGGTCGTACCGGCCGTACAAGGACAACTTCCACGCCGTGTACCGGACGGCGGAGGGGGAGGTGGCCGGCCTCGCCGTGTACAGCGCGGACGACCACTGGACGGACGCGAAGCTTCCGGAGAACACCGTGCAGGTCAAGTACCTGCTGGCCGTCACCCCGCAGGCGGAGCGGGCGTTGTGGCAGTTCCTGTGCTCGATCGACTGGGTGACGAAGGTCCGCACCGGCTACCGGGCCCCCGACGACCTCGCCCCGCAGCTGCTGCCCGACCCGCGGGCGGCGCGGGTCCTCACCACCGCGGACTTCCTGTGGGTGCGGGTGCTGGACGTCGTACGGGCGCTGGGCGCGCGCACGTACGAGGTGCCCGGGGTGCTCGTCCTGGAGGTCACGGACGAGACGGGCCCGGCGGCGGGCCGCTACCGGCTGGACGCGGGCACCGGCGTGTGCGAGCGGACCGAGGCGCCGGCGGACCTGCGGCTGGACGTGGCCGAACTGGGCTCCCTGTACCTGGGCGGCACTTCCGCGGTGCGGCTGGCCGCGCTGGGCCGGGTGACGCAGCAGCGGCCCGGGGCGGCCGCGCTGGCCGACGCGGTGTTCCGTACCGCGCGCAACCCGTGGTGCCCGGACATCTTCTGA
- a CDS encoding putative leader peptide, with the protein MKHQQADLTKRRAVDLCRVAAMLCRSM; encoded by the coding sequence ATGAAGCATCAGCAGGCGGACCTCACGAAGCGACGGGCAGTAGACCTGTGTCGCGTCGCCGCCATGCTCTGTCGATCCATGTGA
- a CDS encoding DUF3099 domain-containing protein, with amino-acid sequence MYARRRRVYFLLMGGCLLLFVSAWAFVRLFSVEAAVAMCVVAMVIPPVAAMIANRRGPDDRWWDDPSGDPKSDEWWDELDGKRRHED; translated from the coding sequence ATGTACGCCCGGCGCCGGCGCGTCTACTTCCTGCTCATGGGCGGATGCCTGCTCCTCTTCGTGTCCGCCTGGGCCTTCGTGCGCCTGTTCTCGGTGGAGGCGGCGGTGGCCATGTGCGTGGTCGCCATGGTCATCCCGCCGGTCGCCGCGATGATCGCCAACCGGCGCGGCCCGGACGACCGCTGGTGGGACGACCCCTCGGGCGATCCGAAGTCCGACGAGTGGTGGGACGAACTGGACGGAAAGCGGCGTCACGAGGACTGA
- a CDS encoding DNA polymerase III subunit beta family protein: protein MHSIGEMGRDSGLGVSALRFYDRAGVLPPARVDPATGYRWYAPEQLDEARLLARLRQAGMPLADIRLVLAAWSGGDTGLVPRLLDGHLRRLERELADARGALSAVRARLGHKERSMTTTTAPTTRLTVPAMELAAALDSVRFAVGTDPELPVLGGILFDVQGTDLHLVATDRYRMAVARASTAGHGGERVQLAVPAPLADAMRAVLTDDSPARLTVDGDRVELETQGRRVAGQGLGEEFPDYRRLTRLPEGRRIPLDVPALREALGGQDGERCALVLTDTVTVADEASDAASDAGSGSGYGVDGDRVGVNPGFLLDALAVGDDMLLEYVGPKAPLVLLRSDTEDAFSLLMPCTLDA, encoded by the coding sequence ATGCACAGCATTGGCGAGATGGGCCGCGACAGCGGGCTGGGCGTGAGCGCGCTGCGCTTCTACGACCGGGCGGGCGTCCTGCCGCCCGCCCGGGTGGATCCGGCGACCGGATACCGCTGGTACGCGCCCGAACAGCTCGACGAGGCCCGGCTGCTGGCCCGGCTCCGCCAGGCGGGGATGCCGCTCGCGGACATCCGGCTGGTCCTGGCGGCCTGGTCCGGCGGGGACACCGGCCTGGTGCCCCGGCTGCTGGACGGGCACCTGCGACGGCTCGAACGCGAGCTCGCCGATGCGCGCGGCGCGCTCTCCGCGGTACGCGCGCGACTCGGACACAAGGAGAGAAGCATGACCACCACCACCGCCCCCACCACCCGGCTGACCGTGCCCGCCATGGAGCTCGCGGCCGCGCTGGACTCCGTACGCTTCGCCGTCGGGACCGACCCCGAGCTGCCGGTGCTCGGCGGGATCCTCTTCGACGTGCAGGGGACGGACCTGCACCTCGTGGCCACCGACCGCTACCGGATGGCCGTGGCCCGCGCGTCCACCGCCGGCCACGGCGGCGAGCGGGTCCAGCTGGCCGTGCCCGCACCGCTCGCCGACGCCATGCGGGCCGTGCTCACCGACGACTCCCCGGCCCGGCTCACCGTGGACGGCGACCGGGTCGAGCTGGAGACGCAGGGCCGCCGGGTGGCCGGACAGGGCCTGGGCGAGGAGTTCCCCGACTACCGCCGCCTGACGCGGCTCCCCGAGGGCCGCCGCATCCCGCTGGACGTACCGGCCCTGCGGGAGGCCCTCGGCGGGCAGGACGGCGAAAGGTGCGCCCTCGTCCTGACGGACACCGTGACCGTCGCCGACGAGGCCTCCGACGCGGCATCCGACGCTGGGTCCGGTTCCGGCTACGGCGTCGACGGGGACCGGGTCGGGGTCAACCCGGGCTTCCTCCTCGACGCGCTCGCCGTCGGCGACGACATGCTGCTGGAGTACGTCGGCCCCAAGGCCCCGCTCGTGCTCCTGCGCTCCGACACCGAGGACGCCTTCTCGCTGCTGATGCCGTGCACGCTGGACGCGTGA
- the ygfZ gene encoding CAF17-like 4Fe-4S cluster assembly/insertion protein YgfZ, with translation MTSSPLLHLPGAVPAEGRDEGVAAHYGELYGEQRALTEGRGFVDLSHRGVVTVSGPERLSWLHLLLTQHLTELPAGQATEALILSANGHIEHALYLVDDGETTWAHVEPGTQGELIAYLESMKFFYRVEVADRTEEFAVVHLPAGSIAEVAQDKEHVVRETAYGRDVFLPRAELESFAAAHGPAAGLLAYEALRVEGHRPRLGLETDHRTIPHELGWIGTAVHLQKGCYRGQETVARVHNLGKPPRRLVFLHLDGSEVLLPAHGTPVRLASDGEEGRQLGFVTTAVRHHELGPIALALVKRNVPVDAPLLAGKTAAAQEVVVAP, from the coding sequence ATGACCAGCAGCCCCTTGCTCCATCTCCCCGGCGCCGTACCGGCCGAAGGCCGTGACGAGGGCGTCGCCGCCCACTACGGCGAGCTGTACGGCGAACAGCGCGCCCTCACGGAAGGGCGCGGCTTCGTCGACCTCTCGCACCGCGGAGTCGTCACCGTCAGCGGGCCCGAACGCCTGAGCTGGCTGCACCTGCTGCTCACCCAGCACCTCACCGAGCTGCCGGCCGGGCAGGCCACCGAGGCGCTGATCCTCTCCGCCAACGGGCACATCGAGCACGCGCTCTACCTCGTCGACGACGGGGAGACCACGTGGGCGCACGTGGAGCCGGGCACCCAGGGCGAGCTGATCGCCTACCTGGAGTCCATGAAGTTCTTCTACCGCGTCGAAGTCGCCGACCGCACCGAGGAGTTCGCGGTCGTGCACCTGCCGGCCGGCTCCATCGCCGAGGTCGCCCAGGACAAGGAGCACGTCGTCCGGGAGACCGCGTACGGCCGGGACGTCTTCCTGCCCCGCGCCGAGCTGGAGTCCTTCGCCGCCGCGCACGGCCCGGCCGCGGGTCTGCTCGCGTACGAGGCCCTGCGCGTCGAGGGGCACCGGCCGCGGCTCGGCCTGGAGACCGACCACCGCACCATCCCGCACGAGCTGGGCTGGATCGGTACCGCCGTGCACCTGCAGAAGGGCTGCTACCGCGGGCAGGAGACGGTCGCCCGCGTCCACAACCTGGGGAAGCCCCCGCGCCGCCTGGTCTTCCTGCACCTGGACGGCTCGGAGGTGCTGCTCCCGGCGCACGGCACCCCGGTGCGGCTCGCCTCGGACGGGGAGGAGGGCCGCCAGCTGGGCTTCGTGACCACGGCCGTCCGCCACCACGAGCTGGGCCCGATCGCGCTCGCGCTGGTCAAGCGGAACGTGCCGGTGGACGCGCCGCTGCTGGCCGGGAAGACGGCCGCCGCGCAGGAGGTCGTCGTAGCGCCCTGA
- the dtd gene encoding D-aminoacyl-tRNA deacylase — MRAVVQRVDGASVVVGGETVGEIVGEGLCVLVGVTHDDTPEKAELLARKLWSVRILEGEKSCSDNGAPLLVISQFTLYGDARKGRRPTWNAAAPGPVAEPLVDEVVARLRALGATVATGRFGADMRVSLTNHGPFTLVIDV, encoded by the coding sequence ATGCGAGCAGTGGTGCAGAGGGTGGACGGCGCGAGCGTCGTCGTGGGCGGCGAGACCGTGGGCGAGATCGTCGGCGAGGGGCTGTGCGTGCTGGTGGGGGTGACCCACGACGACACCCCGGAGAAGGCGGAGCTGCTGGCCCGCAAACTGTGGTCCGTGCGGATCCTGGAGGGCGAGAAGTCCTGCAGCGACAACGGCGCCCCGCTGCTGGTGATCTCCCAGTTCACGCTCTACGGCGACGCGCGCAAGGGCCGCCGGCCCACCTGGAACGCGGCGGCTCCCGGCCCGGTGGCCGAGCCGCTGGTGGACGAGGTCGTGGCACGGCTGCGCGCCCTGGGCGCGACGGTGGCGACGGGCCGGTTCGGCGCGGACATGCGGGTCTCGCTGACCAACCACGGCCCGTTCACCCTCGTCATCGACGTCTGA
- a CDS encoding response regulator transcription factor encodes MSSLLLLTNALQPSAEVLPALGLLLHNVRVAPAEGPALVDTPGADVILVDGRRDLPQVRSLCQLLRSTGPGCPLILVVTEGGLAAVTADWGIDDVLLDTAGPAEVEARLRLATGRQQLGSDDSPMEIRNGDLSVDEATYSAKLKGRVLDLTFKEFELLKYLAQHPGRVFTRAQLLQEVWGYDYFGGTRTVDVHVRRLRAKLGPEHESLIGTVRNVGYRFVTPEKVERAAAEAAAQAAAQAASRTAAQTAAQPAPAVTRSAEDPVSIHSAGRPAQR; translated from the coding sequence GTGAGCTCACTCCTGCTGCTCACCAACGCCCTGCAGCCGTCCGCCGAGGTACTGCCCGCCCTCGGCCTGCTGCTGCACAACGTCCGGGTGGCCCCGGCCGAGGGCCCCGCCCTGGTGGACACCCCGGGAGCCGATGTCATCCTCGTGGACGGCCGCCGCGACCTGCCGCAGGTGCGGTCGCTGTGCCAGCTGCTCCGCTCCACCGGACCCGGCTGTCCGCTGATCCTGGTCGTCACCGAGGGCGGCCTGGCGGCCGTCACCGCCGACTGGGGCATCGACGACGTCCTCCTGGACACCGCCGGACCGGCCGAGGTCGAGGCGCGGCTGCGCCTGGCCACCGGCCGTCAGCAGCTGGGCTCGGACGACTCCCCGATGGAGATCCGCAACGGCGACCTGTCGGTGGACGAGGCCACGTACTCCGCCAAGCTCAAGGGGCGGGTGCTGGACCTCACCTTCAAGGAGTTCGAGCTGCTCAAGTACCTCGCCCAGCACCCGGGCCGGGTCTTCACCCGCGCCCAGCTGCTGCAGGAGGTGTGGGGCTACGACTACTTCGGCGGCACCCGGACCGTCGACGTGCACGTACGGCGGCTGCGCGCCAAGCTCGGCCCCGAGCACGAGTCCCTGATCGGCACGGTCCGCAACGTCGGCTACCGCTTCGTCACGCCGGAGAAGGTCGAGCGGGCGGCGGCGGAGGCCGCGGCCCAGGCGGCGGCCCAGGCCGCGTCCCGGACCGCCGCGCAGACGGCCGCGCAGCCGGCTCCGGCCGTCACCCGATCGGCCGAAGACCCTGTGAGCATCCACTCGGCCGGACGCCCTGCCCAGAGGTAG
- a CDS encoding LacI family DNA-binding transcriptional regulator, whose translation MAKVTRDDVARLAGTSTAVVSYVINNGPRPVAPATRERVLAAIKDLGYRPDRVAQAMASRRTDLIGMIVPDARQPFFAEMAHAVEQAAAERGKMVLVGNSDYRTEREVHYLRAFLGMRVSGLILVSQGMSEQAASEIEAWDARVVLLHERPEAIDDVAVVTDDVGGAQLATRHLLEHGHEYVACIGGIENTPSVGDPVADHVEGWRRAMQESGRSVEGRLIEAPYNRYDAYKVALEVLARPDRPTAIFCATDDQAIGVLRAARELRIDVPGELAVAGFDDVKEAALTDPPLTTIASDRPAMARAAVDLVLDDGLRVAGSRRERLKQFPSALVIRRSCGCR comes from the coding sequence GTGGCCAAGGTGACGCGGGATGACGTTGCACGACTTGCGGGTACGTCTACCGCCGTCGTGAGCTACGTCATCAACAACGGACCCCGGCCGGTCGCCCCGGCCACGCGCGAGCGTGTCCTCGCCGCGATCAAGGACCTGGGCTACCGCCCGGACCGGGTCGCCCAGGCGATGGCTTCGCGGCGCACCGACCTCATAGGCATGATCGTCCCGGACGCCCGGCAGCCGTTCTTCGCGGAGATGGCGCACGCGGTCGAACAGGCCGCAGCCGAGCGCGGGAAGATGGTGCTGGTCGGCAACTCCGACTACCGCACCGAGCGCGAGGTCCACTACCTGCGGGCCTTCCTCGGCATGCGGGTGTCGGGCCTGATCCTGGTCAGCCAGGGCATGAGCGAGCAGGCCGCCAGCGAGATCGAGGCCTGGGACGCCCGGGTGGTGCTGCTGCACGAACGCCCGGAGGCGATCGACGACGTCGCGGTCGTCACGGACGACGTCGGCGGCGCCCAGCTCGCCACCCGGCACCTGCTGGAGCACGGGCACGAGTACGTCGCCTGCATCGGCGGCATCGAGAACACCCCCTCCGTCGGCGACCCGGTCGCCGACCACGTCGAGGGCTGGCGCCGGGCCATGCAGGAGTCCGGCCGCTCGGTCGAGGGCCGGCTCATCGAGGCCCCGTACAACCGCTACGACGCGTACAAGGTCGCCCTGGAGGTCCTGGCGCGGCCCGACCGGCCGACGGCCATCTTCTGCGCCACGGACGACCAGGCGATCGGTGTGCTGCGCGCCGCACGCGAGCTGCGCATCGACGTGCCCGGGGAACTGGCCGTCGCGGGCTTCGACGACGTCAAGGAAGCCGCCCTCACCGACCCGCCGCTGACCACGATCGCCTCGGACCGCCCGGCGATGGCCCGCGCGGCCGTGGACCTGGTCCTGGACGACGGCCTGCGCGTGGCAGGCTCCCGACGGGAACGGCTGAAGCAGTTCCCGTCGGCTCTGGTGATCCGCCGCTCCTGCGGCTGTCGCTGA
- a CDS encoding sulfurtransferase codes for MSRSDVLVDADWVEAHLNDENVVIVEVDEDTSAYDKNHITNAVRIDWKSDLQDPVRRDFVDQEGFEKLLSAKGISNDDTVVLYGGNNNWFASYAYWYFKLYGHQDVKLLDGGRKKWELDSRDLVDGKDVPNRPATQYKAKAQDTSIRAFRDDVVAAIGSLNLVDVRSPDEFSGKLLAPAHLPQEQSQRPGHVPSARNIPWSKNANDDGTFKSDDELTALYQAEQVDLAKDTIAYCRIGERSALTWFVLHELLGQENVKNYDGSWTEYGSLVGVPIELGANK; via the coding sequence ATGAGCCGCAGCGACGTCCTTGTAGACGCCGACTGGGTCGAGGCCCACCTGAACGACGAGAATGTCGTCATCGTCGAGGTGGACGAGGACACGTCCGCGTACGACAAGAACCACATCACCAACGCCGTCCGGATCGACTGGAAGAGCGACCTCCAGGACCCGGTCCGCCGCGACTTCGTGGACCAGGAGGGCTTCGAGAAGCTCCTCTCCGCCAAGGGCATCTCCAACGACGACACCGTCGTCCTCTACGGCGGCAACAACAACTGGTTCGCGTCCTACGCCTACTGGTACTTCAAGCTCTACGGCCACCAGGACGTGAAGCTCCTCGACGGCGGCCGCAAGAAGTGGGAGCTCGACTCCCGCGACCTGGTCGACGGCAAGGACGTCCCGAACCGCCCGGCCACCCAGTACAAGGCCAAGGCCCAGGACACCTCCATCCGCGCCTTCCGCGACGACGTCGTGGCCGCGATCGGCTCCCTGAACCTGGTCGACGTCCGTTCGCCCGACGAGTTCTCCGGCAAGCTGCTCGCCCCGGCGCACCTCCCGCAGGAGCAGTCGCAGCGCCCCGGCCACGTGCCGAGCGCCCGCAACATCCCGTGGTCGAAGAACGCCAACGACGACGGCACCTTCAAGTCGGACGACGAGCTGACCGCCCTCTACCAGGCGGAGCAGGTCGACCTGGCGAAGGACACCATCGCCTACTGCCGCATCGGTGAGCGCTCCGCGCTCACGTGGTTCGTGCTGCACGAGCTCCTGGGCCAGGAGAACGTCAAGAACTACGACGGTTCGTGGACCGAGTACGGCTCGCTCGTCGGCGTGCCGATCGAGCTCGGCGCCAACAAGTAA